The DNA window CTCCTCAATATATAATAACGTAGGATTATATTTATTTAGTGTATATCAGTTGCAAAAACATTAAAACTTTAGAAGTCTGTATATGACAGTTACTGCCTCTGCTCTTGTTGTCATCCCTTTAGGATCAAACTTATTTTCAGGCTTTCCTACAATCAAACTACTTCTTACAGCGAAATAAACACTAGTCCTGGCATATGCGCTTATAGTATCTCTATCGCCAAAATCGATTCCTTGCTCTAACTCATTTGAATCAATATTTTCCTTCTTTTCAACAAACTTAGAAACAATACAAGCCATATCCTGACGGGTTATTGTTTCATTCGGCGCAAAACTACCATCAGGTCTTCCAAGTATAATTCCATATCTTGCAGCAGCAGATACAGATTTGTAATACCAGTCATTTTCCTTTACATCATTAAATGATGAACTGGCATCATCAGTTGGTATACTCAACGAATTAACAATTATTTGCGTGAATTCTGCTCTGGTTATAGTCCGGTCAGGCATAAAATTACCCACCTCATCTACTCCCTGTACTATTTTTCTGTCGTACAATTTGTTAATAAAATCTTTAGCCCAATGATTTGATTTTACATCTTTAAACGGAAAACCTATCTCAATTATTTCTTCACCATTTCCCTGATCCTTTCCATCTTTATTGCCCAGATTGTTTTTCTCAATCAACTCCTCAAGTGAAGAGAAAAACGGATCAGAGTTGTCCTTTGTCGGCGTCGGACTTGGTGATGGGATTATTGTTGGTGTTGGTAAAGGGTCAACATATATAGATATATAATAGTTTTTACTGGTCACACCATCCTGCGCTATCACCTTCAAAACAAGTGTATTATTTCCTTCTTCCAATCCTATAGCATGAGATATCATTCCGCTCTTAATTGTAACGTCATTAACTGTTATGGCCGAAAATTCACTGGAAGCGTATGGAATTAAGCAAACAATACGTACATCGCTTTTCAATCTGGCACTATAAAAGGATTCGCTACTGGTAAAGCTTGGAGTTAATTGACCACCTAACACATTAATGCCTTTAAGATATGCATCTTTAGATGCCGCCCTCTCCACTGTCAAGGTATATACGTTTTTCATAGCACCATCCCCGGTTGTCAACTCAATTTCTATAGTATTAATTCCTACATTAAGACCTACAGAAATAGAATTTCCGGAAGATACTCTAGTTTCATCAACCTTTACTATGTGGCTTATGTCTTCAGTAAATGCAGTTATTTTTATATATGAAATGCTATTTTCTATCTTTAACGAATATAGCGTCTTTTCAGGATCGAATTCAGGTGATAATGTACCATTATCGACTAAAAGGTTTAATAGCTTTGGAATACTTGGTACAGGAGTTACTGCAGCCGTGGGCGTGGCTAACACTACCGGAGTTGTATCAACTACCACCGGAGGCTGTTCTACATTATGCGACTCAACGGGTTTCGGTGTCGCTGTTGGGGTAGGCACAATCGTTGGTGTTGCAGATGGTGTCGGTGTTGCAGTAGGTGTAATCGTTGGGGTTGCAGTAGGCGTCGGTGTTGCAGTAGGTGTAATCGTTGGGGTTGCAGTAGGCGTTGGTGTTGCTTCCAATACATCAGCAACTACTATCACAAACGATTTTTCAAAGTACGATCCATTGAGATCGGTACTTCTAATCTTTATGGTATAGCTATTTTTAGCTTCGTAATCAAATACAGCACTTGATACAAGCTGAACTCCTGATATTTCGAATCCTTCATGATCTGAGCTTCCATTAATAGGTACAATTGTATAAGTAAAACTATCTCCTGAATCTTCATCAATAGTACTAAGCACTCCAACAAGGGTTCCTGCCGGACTATTTTCTTCAATACTATTTGCAGATAATGTTATGTTCGTTGGAGCATCATTTGTATTTGAAACTGTAATATTAAACGTATCATATGTCGATTGAGTTCCGTTGCTTGCTGTTAACTTTACACTTATTGTTCCTACACTGCTATTATCAGGTAGTCCGCTAAAAGTCCTTGTTCCAGAGTCAAATGTAAGCCAGTCAGGAAGAATGTTATTATTGGCCAAAGTTGATGTATACGATAATTCAAGTCCCTGGGGATCAATAAAAGTATTAGCCGCAAATTGGAAGCTAAATGCAGTATCTTCCACCGCACTTAAATCGGCAATCTCATTTACCAGCACAGGTTCTACTCTTAAGGTAGTTATTGTTAAAGTAAACGCTTCTTCAAAAGACTGTCCACCTGAGTCACTCGTTCTAACCCTTATTTTGTATAGATTCTGTACAATAGAATCAAAGGTTGCATCAGCAGCAGTCTGCAACTGGTTCCCAACAATTGTAAAGCTAGCATTATCATCAGCACCTGTCCCACCTACCAAAGAATATGTAAAAGAATCACCTGCGTCTATATCTGATGTTGTAAATGTTCCCACTATAGATGAAGGAAGTGTCGTTTCTGGTATTGTGTTCTTTGAAAGAGTAATATCAGTTGGAGCATCGTTGATGTTTGAAACAGTAATTGTAAATATGTCAAAAGCGGAAAAGTTTCCATCATTTGCTGTTACCTTAACACTTATTTCCCCAACATTACTATTTAGCGGTGTACCGCTGAATTTCCTTTCTGATGGGCTAAAAGTCAACCATCCAGGTAGCTGACTGTCATCCTCTAAAGCCGCAGTATAATTCATTGCATAATTATCAAGATCTTTGAAGGTATCTTCCTGAAAAACGAAACTGAACAAAGAATCTTCATCAACATTCTGGTCAGGTATCAAATTGAAAAGTACAATACCCTCATTTACATTATCTACATTAATTGTAAATACACTATCTACGTATTTTCCTTTGAAATCTACACTTCTTATTTTTATAGTGTAAAGATTTTTCGATTCATAGTTAAAAACTGCGGAAGTCTTGAGTGTATTACCAGATATGCTAAACTTTGTGTTGTCACTATAATTAACGTCATCAATTAGTGAATACGTAAAAGTATCTCCTACGTCTTCATCTGAAGTTGTTAATGTTCCAACAGTAGTTCCTGCAGCAGAATTTTCAGTTATATGATTATTTCCCAATAAGATACCTGTCGGAGTATCATTTTGGTCAGTTATCGTAATGGAAAACGTTTGTTCAAACCATAGATTGCCTGCTCCAGAATCAGTTGTTCTTATTGTTATACTGTAGCTGCTTTTTCCTTCATAATTAAACATTTTGTTCGTCTTTAGCTCATTTCCTTCAATAACGAAAGCAGACAACTCCTGTTCCACTATTGTATATGTAAATGTATCACCTATATCTTCATCCACAGTACCAAATTGTCCGACTGTAAATCCCAATGCAACACTCTCACCTATACTTGTGTTACTCAACGTAATTTCTGTAGGTGTATCATTTGTGGCCTCCACAGTAATAGTAAATGTATCGGAAGTAGACAAATTCCCATCACTTGCTGTTACCTCAACATTAATTACCCCTACATCTCCAATAAGAGGAGTTCCTGTAAAGGTTCTTGTGCCTGGCGTAAACACCAGCCAACCTGGAAGTTCACTTCCATCAGCAAGTTTTGCTGAATATGTCATTAGAGTGTTTTCAGGCTCGTTAAACGTATTAGAAGCAAATTGGAAGGTAAATCCGTTATCCTCATAAGCAGTTTTATCTGGAATAGGATTTGCCAGCATTGGTGCTTCATCCACATCTGAAATAGTAATTGTGAATTGTTTTGAAAAAGAAGCCCCTGCTGCATCAGTTGTTGTAACTCTGATTGTATAGCTGCTCTTTATTTCATAGTCGGCCTGTTCAGCAATTATAAGCTCATCACCCGAAATTTCAAAGCTTCCATTGTCAATATCGCCGCTTCCTGCTGTCAAAGTGTATGAAAATATATCACCTGCATCAATATCTACAGAATTCACATTCCCAACTACCGTTCCAACAGGCATATTTTCTGATATAACGGTATTTGAAATTCCTATATCTGTGGGTGCATTATTAACTCCACTGTCACTGATATTTATTGTAAACACCTTGTCATAAGACTGCCCTGTAAAATCAGTTGTTCTAACGCCTACTGTATAGCTGTTCTTAAGGTCATAATTGAAGGTTATGCCTCCTGCGACTTTCAGCTGATTTCCAACTACTGTAAAGCTGGCATTATTAGCACCACCTATACCTTCTACCAGTGTATATGAAAAAGTATCTCCCACGTCTATATCCGATGTTGAGAATGTTCCTACAGTTGTTCCTTCCACTGCTGTCTCCGGTATTGTGTTATTGGAAAGCGTAATATCTGTTGGGGTATCGTTGGTATTTGAAACAGTAATTGAAAATATATCAAAGGTGGACAAAGTCCCATCACTTGCTGTAACTTTTATGCTAATTGTTCCTACATCGCTGTTTAACGGCGTACCACTAAAAGTCCTTGTATCGGAGTCAAATGACAGCCACCCCGGTAAAGCTCCACCTCCTGAAAGTGCTGCTATATAAGTCAAAGAGTTACCATCTTCATCAAAAAAGGCGCCGGTATCAAACTGAAAATTGAATCCAATATCCTCAGTTGCCGTCTGATCTGCTATTCCTCCAGCTACTACAGGTGCATCATTCATATTATTTACTGTTATTGCAAATGCTTTTTCAAACCAAAGTCCACCTGCATCAGTTGCTCTTATTCTGATGCTATAATTGCTTTTGGTCTCACAATTAAAAACAGCACCACTCTTGAGCTGATTTCCCGATATTGAAAAGCTGGCATTATCAGTTGCACCTTCTCCAGCAACCAGCGTATATGTAAAAGTATCTCCAGCATCAGCATCTGTGGTATTTATTGTCCCAAAAGCAGTTCCTGCCGAAATATTTTCATTAATGCTGGTACCTGTCAATGAAATGTCCGTCGGTCCGTCATTCGCATCTGTTATGTTAATTGTAAAAGCCTTAACAAATGAAAGTCCACCTGCATCAGTTGTTTTTATACTTATTGAATAGCTGTTCTTCACCTCATAGTTGAATATAGCGTTTGTCCTAAGTTCATTTCCCACAATAGCAAAATTAGCACTATCCGCACCATTCTCAATTGTATATGTAAATGTATCCCCTACATCTTCATCTGTAGTGCTTAATGTTCCCACTACAGTGCCGGTTGAAAGATTTTCAGCTACAAAGTTCTTTGTCAATGCAAGGTCAGTTGGTACGTCATTTGTATTTGAAACAGTTATACTGAAAATATCTGAAGCAGAAAAACTCCCATCTGTCGCTGTAACCTTTATATTTAATGTTCCTACATTTGCATTTAAAGGTGTCCCACTAAATTTTCTTTCTGCTGCTGTAAAAACCAACCATGCCGGAAGAGCACTGTTATCATCCAAAGTTGCCGAATAACTCAGGCTGTCTCCATCAATATCCGTAAAAGTGCCTGCTGGAAATATAAAAGAAAATGCAGAATCTTCTATCGCACTTTGATCAAGTATCAGACTGTTAAGTGTAATGCCTTCATTTACATTTGTAACATTAATTGTAAATGCCTTTTCAGTATACTGCACTATAGAATCTTTTACCCTGACTCTTATGCTATAGCTGTTTTTAACTTCATAGTTTGGAGAAAACGCTGTCTTTAGTGCATTGCCCGATATGGTAAAGCAGGAATTGTCAGTTGATCCTTCTCCTTCGACCAATTCGTAGGTAAGAGATCCGCTTTCATATGCACTACCAAAGGTTCCTACTGTTGAGCCAACCGCTGAATTCTCTGCCACAGTGCTTCCAGATAAAGAAATGTCAGCAAAGAATTCCACATTATCTATGTTTAAACTGTTGCCTGCATTAGCATCCGAATAAAAACCAATTGTACACTGGCTATTTGTAACCTGAATGTTTCCAATACTTACCTCAGTCCAGCTTGCTGTCTGTAAAATATTATATTTTAGTGAAGCCCCGCCATAATCCTTTGCTTCAAAGTAACATGAATTCTGAGAACCGGAAGACTTGACCATGGCCTTAGCAGTGTACACACCATTTGCAAGACCAGTTACTGTCTGGTATGTGTAGGTTGAATAGGCAGAACCGCTATAGTGTGTCAGGTTAAAATAATTCGAATATCCTCCAAATTCAACAAAATCAGCGTCAGAAGTTCCTGTAGTACTCCATCCGATAGGCGACTGAGTGGTACTGTATTCAGAATCAAACCTTGAATTGACAAGCAAATTCTGTCCAGGGATTACAGCACTTGTAGTAAAAGTCCAACTTGTTTTATCACCGATTCCGGCATAAGCATTCTGAGTTTCACTTTTATCAGCAAAAGCTCCTGAATCTATGGCAACATAGTACTTGGTACCCCCTCTCAGTGGCGAAGATATTTGAATTGAAACTTCTTTCCCACTTATGGATACCTTTGGACACGTTGCATCAATTTTTTCTACAACACTATCATCACTGCTCTTCTTTATATAAATATATTTTCCTGCAACACCTTTAACATCTTCACTGAATGTAAGACCAATCTGCGTTGAAACAGATATATCGACAGCATTATTTGCAGGGCTGTAAGCTGAAACTGTCGGATTATTGTTATCATTTGCATATGCCGGTGCAATAGCTGCTATAGCATGAGACGATTGCTGTCCTACATCAGAACACTGCCAGCCCATAGATTCTGTAGCTGCAGTATTAATCTGTCTTGTAGCACTTGCTCCGGAACCGGAAGCTCCCATTATACTCCACAACGTTGACATACTAGGGACAGTAGTTGTTGGGGAAGCAGTATTTAAATAACTTGAATAAACATCGACGAGCCATGCACCATTCGTAAGTGTCGTTATATTTGTAGAGATTGAATTTGATGCAGAAGTATTACTTGCCGTAGCTTCGGGCTGTTCCTGCTTAACACCATAAAAAGAAACAGTTCCTGAAATTGCAGAACAACTTCCTGAAAATGTAACAGTTACAGGATATGAACCGAGAGAAGCCGGGAGATCCTTATCCATAATATACCACAATTCTGAAGTAACAGAGTACCCACCACCACTCATAGATCTTTGAGTAAGCTTTGTCATATTAACACCGTTAAATTTAACAGACGTAGCTAGAACAGGTGTATCAGAAGAATTCTTGCTTGCACATTGAAAAATAACCATCCTGTTTGTTCCACTTGAATTCTGTATGTTATGATTCCATGTTTGTTCACTCATATTACTAATAGAGTTATTGCTTGCATTTTCTAAATGTATTGAATCTGCATTCGGAATAGTAGTAAAAGCCCATGTTGTCTTATCACTAATACCTGCATATGAGTTTAGACCAGTTGCCTGGTCGACAAATGCTCCTGCCTCGATGTTAATATAGTATTTTGTATTTCTGCTGAGAGTCCCTGCTGGGTTAATAGTCACTGAAAAATTGGAATTATTAACTGTGATTTTGGCATCAGTTGCCTCAATAGACTCAAAGGTAGAGTCATCACTTGCTTTCTTGATTGTAATGTATTTGCCTGCAACAGCAGTAACTGGTTTATCAAAATATAACATCATTGTAGTGTCTGTATATTCATTTGTTCCATTATTAAAAGGCAAATACTTTATGGCTGAAGGAGCAGACGAAGCATATACCTGTATAGGAATAATAACAGGCAAAACAATGGTAGCTAAAAATGCAATACAAAGCACCATTGATATGATATTCTTTAGTGGAAACTTTATCCATAACATTTCTAAAACCCCCAAATACGCAATTGTAAGTTAATAACGGTAACTTATATTCTATAATCACCTGAGCCCCAAATGCTAAAACAGCATTTGCTGACAAAAAAATAGAAAAAGTTCAG is part of the Acetivibrio cellulolyticus CD2 genome and encodes:
- a CDS encoding putative Ig domain-containing protein; this encodes MLWIKFPLKNIISMVLCIAFLATIVLPVIIPIQVYASSAPSAIKYLPFNNGTNEYTDTTMMLYFDKPVTAVAGKYITIKKASDDSTFESIEATDAKITVNNSNFSVTINPAGTLSRNTKYYINIEAGAFVDQATGLNSYAGISDKTTWAFTTIPNADSIHLENASNNSISNMSEQTWNHNIQNSSGTNRMVIFQCASKNSSDTPVLATSVKFNGVNMTKLTQRSMSGGGYSVTSELWYIMDKDLPASLGSYPVTVTFSGSCSAISGTVSFYGVKQEQPEATASNTSASNSISTNITTLTNGAWLVDVYSSYLNTASPTTTVPSMSTLWSIMGASGSGASATRQINTAATESMGWQCSDVGQQSSHAIAAIAPAYANDNNNPTVSAYSPANNAVDISVSTQIGLTFSEDVKGVAGKYIYIKKSSDDSVVEKIDATCPKVSISGKEVSIQISSPLRGGTKYYVAIDSGAFADKSETQNAYAGIGDKTSWTFTTSAVIPGQNLLVNSRFDSEYSTTQSPIGWSTTGTSDADFVEFGGYSNYFNLTHYSGSAYSTYTYQTVTGLANGVYTAKAMVKSSGSQNSCYFEAKDYGGASLKYNILQTASWTEVSIGNIQVTNSQCTIGFYSDANAGNSLNIDNVEFFADISLSGSTVAENSAVGSTVGTFGSAYESGSLTYELVEGEGSTDNSCFTISGNALKTAFSPNYEVKNSYSIRVRVKDSIVQYTEKAFTINVTNVNEGITLNSLILDQSAIEDSAFSFIFPAGTFTDIDGDSLSYSATLDDNSALPAWLVFTAAERKFSGTPLNANVGTLNIKVTATDGSFSASDIFSITVSNTNDVPTDLALTKNFVAENLSTGTVVGTLSTTDEDVGDTFTYTIENGADSANFAIVGNELRTNAIFNYEVKNSYSISIKTTDAGGLSFVKAFTINITDANDGPTDISLTGTSINENISAGTAFGTINTTDADAGDTFTYTLVAGEGATDNASFSISGNQLKSGAVFNCETKSNYSIRIRATDAGGLWFEKAFAITVNNMNDAPVVAGGIADQTATEDIGFNFQFDTGAFFDEDGNSLTYIAALSGGGALPGWLSFDSDTRTFSGTPLNSDVGTISIKVTASDGTLSTFDIFSITVSNTNDTPTDITLSNNTIPETAVEGTTVGTFSTSDIDVGDTFSYTLVEGIGGANNASFTVVGNQLKVAGGITFNYDLKNSYTVGVRTTDFTGQSYDKVFTINISDSGVNNAPTDIGISNTVISENMPVGTVVGNVNSVDIDAGDIFSYTLTAGSGDIDNGSFEISGDELIIAEQADYEIKSSYTIRVTTTDAAGASFSKQFTITISDVDEAPMLANPIPDKTAYEDNGFTFQFASNTFNEPENTLMTYSAKLADGSELPGWLVFTPGTRTFTGTPLIGDVGVINVEVTASDGNLSTSDTFTITVEATNDTPTEITLSNTSIGESVALGFTVGQFGTVDEDIGDTFTYTIVEQELSAFVIEGNELKTNKMFNYEGKSSYSITIRTTDSGAGNLWFEQTFSITITDQNDTPTGILLGNNHITENSAAGTTVGTLTTSDEDVGDTFTYSLIDDVNYSDNTKFSISGNTLKTSAVFNYESKNLYTIKIRSVDFKGKYVDSVFTINVDNVNEGIVLFNLIPDQNVDEDSLFSFVFQEDTFKDLDNYAMNYTAALEDDSQLPGWLTFSPSERKFSGTPLNSNVGEISVKVTANDGNFSAFDIFTITVSNINDAPTDITLSKNTIPETTLPSSIVGTFTTSDIDAGDSFTYSLVGGTGADDNASFTIVGNQLQTAADATFDSIVQNLYKIRVRTSDSGGQSFEEAFTLTITTLRVEPVLVNEIADLSAVEDTAFSFQFAANTFIDPQGLELSYTSTLANNNILPDWLTFDSGTRTFSGLPDNSSVGTISVKLTASNGTQSTYDTFNITVSNTNDAPTNITLSANSIEENSPAGTLVGVLSTIDEDSGDSFTYTIVPINGSSDHEGFEISGVQLVSSAVFDYEAKNSYTIKIRSTDLNGSYFEKSFVIVVADVLEATPTPTATPTITPTATPTPTATPTITPTATPTPSATPTIVPTPTATPKPVESHNVEQPPVVVDTTPVVLATPTAAVTPVPSIPKLLNLLVDNGTLSPEFDPEKTLYSLKIENSISYIKITAFTEDISHIVKVDETRVSSGNSISVGLNVGINTIEIELTTGDGAMKNVYTLTVERAASKDAYLKGINVLGGQLTPSFTSSESFYSARLKSDVRIVCLIPYASSEFSAITVNDVTIKSGMISHAIGLEEGNNTLVLKVIAQDGVTSKNYYISIYVDPLPTPTIIPSPSPTPTKDNSDPFFSSLEELIEKNNLGNKDGKDQGNGEEIIEIGFPFKDVKSNHWAKDFINKLYDRKIVQGVDEVGNFMPDRTITRAEFTQIIVNSLSIPTDDASSSFNDVKENDWYYKSVSAAARYGIILGRPDGSFAPNETITRQDMACIVSKFVEKKENIDSNELEQGIDFGDRDTISAYARTSVYFAVRSSLIVGKPENKFDPKGMTTRAEAVTVIYRLLKF